In the genome of Enterococcus hirae ATCC 9790, one region contains:
- the fabF gene encoding beta-ketoacyl-ACP synthase II has translation MNRVVITGYGVTSPIGNDAESFLDSLQKGTNGIAPITKFDATETGITLAGEVKDFPYDKYFVKKDSKRMDMFSIYGIYAALEALGMSGLDKEKIDQDRFGVIVGSGIGGLPTIENQVIRLHEKGAQRVSPMFVPMAIANMAAGNIALRVGAKGICTAIVTACASGTNAIGEAYRNIKHGYSDVILAGGAEATICEMGIAGFAALTALSNAEDPTRGSIPFDEERNGFVMGEGAGILVIESLEHAQARGAKIYGEIVGYGANCDAFHMTAPTPDGSGAAKAMKLAMDEAGIKPEDVGYINAHGTSTPANDQAEAKAIQLALGDSFKETYVSSTKSMTGHLLGAAGGIEALATLMALEHQFIPPNINVQKQDPEIDLNVVINESKPAQLTYAMSNSLGFGGHNAVLCMKRWEE, from the coding sequence ATGAATCGAGTAGTAATTACAGGCTATGGTGTCACTTCACCAATCGGTAATGATGCTGAAAGCTTTTTAGATAGTTTGCAAAAAGGAACGAATGGGATTGCTCCTATTACTAAATTTGACGCCACAGAAACTGGAATCACACTAGCAGGTGAAGTCAAAGATTTTCCATACGATAAATATTTTGTAAAAAAAGACAGCAAACGGATGGACATGTTCTCGATTTATGGGATCTATGCAGCACTAGAAGCATTAGGGATGAGCGGTCTAGATAAAGAGAAAATCGATCAAGATCGTTTTGGTGTCATTGTTGGTTCCGGTATCGGCGGATTGCCAACGATTGAAAACCAAGTGATCCGGTTACACGAAAAAGGCGCGCAACGTGTCTCACCAATGTTTGTTCCAATGGCTATTGCAAATATGGCTGCCGGCAACATTGCACTACGTGTAGGTGCTAAAGGGATTTGTACAGCAATCGTTACTGCTTGTGCGAGTGGAACGAATGCTATTGGTGAAGCTTACCGCAATATCAAACATGGTTATTCAGATGTCATTCTAGCTGGTGGGGCAGAAGCAACAATTTGTGAAATGGGAATTGCTGGCTTTGCTGCACTAACAGCTCTATCGAATGCTGAAGACCCTACTCGTGGTTCGATTCCTTTTGATGAAGAACGTAACGGTTTTGTGATGGGCGAAGGAGCGGGTATCTTAGTGATCGAATCTTTAGAACATGCTCAAGCTCGTGGTGCAAAAATCTATGGAGAAATCGTTGGTTACGGCGCTAATTGTGATGCGTTCCATATGACTGCTCCTACACCAGATGGTTCAGGCGCTGCCAAAGCAATGAAATTAGCCATGGATGAAGCGGGTATTAAGCCAGAAGATGTTGGCTATATCAATGCCCATGGGACAAGTACACCCGCTAATGATCAAGCAGAAGCAAAAGCGATCCAACTGGCATTAGGTGATTCATTCAAAGAAACATATGTCAGCAGTACGAAATCCATGACTGGACACTTATTAGGTGCAGCTGGAGGGATTGAAGCGTTAGCTACTTTAATGGCGCTGGAACATCAATTTATTCCACCAAACATCAATGTCCAAAAACAAGATCCGGAAATTGACTTGAATGTTGTCATCAATGAAAGCAAACCAGCGCAATTGACTTATGCAATGAGCAATTCGTTAGGCTTTGGTGGTCACAATGCGGTCTTGTGTATGAAACGCTGGGAGGAATAA
- the fabG gene encoding 3-oxoacyl-[acyl-carrier-protein] reductase: MELTGKNVFITGSTRGIGAAVALAFAKAGANIVLNGRKAIPEEKINEIKAQGVNCIGVSGDISDYEKAGLMVEEAEKQLGSIDILINNAGITNDKLLMRMSAEDFKACLDINLTGTFNMTQHVLKKMMKKREGAIINLSSVSGLIGNVGQANYAASKAGVVGFTKSVAREAAARGVTCNAIAPGFIATDMTEVLSDKVKEQVVKQIPMQRFGSVEDVANAAIFLAESPYITGQVINVDGGLVMHG; encoded by the coding sequence ATGGAGCTAACAGGAAAAAACGTATTTATTACAGGTAGCACAAGAGGAATTGGTGCCGCTGTGGCGCTAGCTTTTGCAAAAGCAGGCGCAAACATCGTTTTAAATGGACGAAAAGCAATTCCAGAAGAAAAAATCAATGAGATCAAAGCTCAAGGTGTGAACTGCATCGGTGTTTCTGGCGATATCTCAGATTATGAAAAAGCTGGTTTGATGGTAGAAGAAGCAGAAAAACAATTAGGATCAATCGATATTCTAATCAATAATGCAGGGATTACGAACGATAAATTATTGATGCGCATGTCAGCAGAAGATTTTAAAGCTTGTTTAGATATCAATCTAACAGGAACATTCAATATGACACAACACGTTTTAAAGAAAATGATGAAAAAACGTGAAGGTGCAATTATCAACTTGTCAAGTGTTTCAGGATTGATTGGTAACGTCGGACAAGCCAATTACGCAGCAAGCAAAGCAGGTGTCGTTGGTTTTACAAAATCTGTTGCTCGTGAGGCGGCTGCACGCGGTGTTACATGTAATGCCATTGCTCCTGGTTTTATCGCTACGGATATGACCGAAGTGTTATCTGATAAAGTCAAAGAGCAAGTAGTAAAACAAATTCCAATGCAACGTTTTGGCAGCGTGGAAGATGTTGCGAATGCTGCGATTTTCTTAGCAGAGAGTCCTTATATCACAGGACAGGTCATCAATGTTGATGGCGGTCTCGTGATGCACGGATAA
- the fabD gene encoding ACP S-malonyltransferase, whose translation MKTAFLFSGQGAQYPGMGQDLYQETIVKETFDEASDILGYDMAELCFSENERLNQTAYTQPAILTVSIAFYRLLKERGITPQAALGLSLGEYSALVASGALSFSEAVALVAKRGAYMTEAAPLGSGKMVAVMNAPVEVIEESCLEAQRLGIVSPANYNTPQQIVIGGEEQAVDEAVRIMQEKGIKRMIPLNVSGPFHTAILAPAAKKLAVELKAITFNEPTIPVISNTTTEIMNKDRIPTLLEQQVMKPVHFYESIHQLKELGVERVIEVGPGKVLSGFMKKIDKTIPVLRVENQQTLEETMTSIGGMLWS comes from the coding sequence ATGAAGACAGCATTTTTATTTAGCGGACAAGGCGCTCAGTATCCAGGCATGGGACAAGATCTCTATCAAGAAACTATCGTCAAAGAAACGTTTGATGAAGCAAGTGATATTCTAGGCTATGATATGGCGGAATTGTGTTTTTCAGAAAATGAACGACTCAATCAAACCGCTTATACACAACCAGCAATCTTAACGGTCAGCATTGCTTTTTATCGTTTGTTGAAAGAAAGAGGGATTACACCTCAAGCTGCTCTAGGATTAAGTTTAGGCGAATATTCCGCTTTAGTAGCTAGTGGAGCTTTGTCATTTAGTGAAGCAGTCGCTTTAGTGGCAAAACGAGGGGCTTATATGACTGAAGCTGCACCACTTGGTAGTGGGAAAATGGTAGCTGTTATGAATGCACCTGTAGAAGTTATTGAAGAAAGCTGTTTGGAAGCTCAACGATTAGGAATTGTTTCTCCTGCAAATTATAATACACCCCAACAAATCGTAATTGGCGGTGAAGAACAAGCAGTGGATGAAGCAGTAAGAATCATGCAAGAAAAAGGCATCAAACGAATGATTCCACTTAATGTGAGTGGTCCGTTTCATACAGCAATCTTAGCGCCAGCAGCAAAAAAATTAGCCGTTGAGCTAAAAGCGATCACTTTTAATGAGCCAACAATTCCTGTCATCAGTAATACGACAACTGAAATCATGAACAAAGATCGGATACCGACTCTGCTTGAACAACAAGTGATGAAGCCGGTACATTTTTATGAAAGCATCCATCAATTAAAAGAACTTGGTGTGGAACGTGTGATCGAAGTTGGTCCAGGTAAAGTATTAAGTGGCTTTATGAAGAAAATCGATAAAACGATTCCGGTTTTAAGAGTAGAAAATCAACAAACTTTAGAAGAAACAATGACAAGTATCGGAGGCATGTTATGGAGCTAA
- a CDS encoding acyl carrier protein, with product MVFEKIQEIIAEELGKETEEIKLTTNIQEDLEADSLDLFQIINEIEDEFDVKIETEDGIKTVQDLVTYVEKQTA from the coding sequence ATGGTATTCGAAAAAATTCAAGAAATTATTGCAGAAGAGTTAGGAAAAGAAACAGAAGAAATCAAATTAACAACAAACATCCAAGAAGACTTAGAAGCTGATAGCTTGGATTTATTCCAAATCATTAATGAAATCGAAGACGAATTTGACGTGAAAATCGAAACAGAAGACGGCATCAAAACAGTTCAAGATTTAGTAACTTATGTTGAAAAACAAACTGCATAA
- a CDS encoding MarR family winged helix-turn-helix transcriptional regulator produces the protein MEPDSKTVNDYLVSVFNDILTIEESELKKSQFKDLSITEMHTIEAIGMYKKKTTSEVAKELSITVGTLTTAINKLVKKDYVERIRSEDDRRVVKLGLTKKGKLLYRVHQHFHREMVKNILDGMATDEQQALLAALKNLHDFLRDYK, from the coding sequence ATGGAACCAGATTCGAAAACAGTAAATGATTATCTTGTTAGTGTCTTCAATGATATTTTGACAATCGAAGAATCTGAATTAAAAAAATCTCAGTTCAAAGATTTGTCAATTACAGAGATGCATACGATCGAGGCAATCGGTATGTACAAGAAAAAAACGACTTCAGAAGTAGCCAAAGAACTGTCGATTACTGTTGGGACCTTGACCACTGCTATCAATAAGTTAGTAAAGAAAGACTATGTTGAACGCATTCGAAGTGAAGATGATCGACGAGTGGTGAAATTAGGACTGACAAAAAAAGGCAAACTTTTATATCGTGTCCATCAGCACTTTCATCGTGAAATGGTCAAAAATATCTTGGATGGCATGGCTACCGACGAACAGCAAGCTTTACTGGCTGCATTGAAAAACTTGCATGATTTTTTGCGAGATTACAAGTGA
- a CDS encoding GIY-YIG nuclease family protein, with protein MKDHTGTVIYVGKAKQLKNRVSSYFRHSKQHSKKVRRLIHHIADFDFVVVDTELDALLLECQLIQYYRPFYNRQMNYFSNYNYLHITNNGFSLSDMPLARTYGPFRLYKKMPAILRIIEETYQMPWLSEISLLALNTQLPEMNQLSFEQKKKEIQNLLQGRNKKLITYLKKRQNHFIEQLNFEKAAQIQQDIELSTAFIKRIQAQKLFLRTPKITFHLPLAADETKQKHYLICYGQLAETAITSNDESPYFYYENAKAGLSLKRQLQKEEIDPVLILMSYHKKILAQNEL; from the coding sequence ATGAAAGATCATACCGGAACTGTGATTTACGTGGGAAAAGCGAAACAATTAAAAAATCGTGTAAGTAGTTATTTTCGTCATAGTAAACAACATTCAAAAAAAGTTCGCCGATTGATTCATCATATCGCTGACTTTGATTTTGTCGTCGTGGATACTGAATTAGATGCACTATTGTTAGAATGTCAATTAATCCAGTACTACCGCCCTTTTTACAACCGTCAAATGAACTATTTTAGTAACTATAATTATTTACATATTACAAATAATGGTTTTTCCCTTTCGGATATGCCACTTGCCCGTACTTACGGTCCCTTTCGACTTTACAAAAAAATGCCGGCTATTTTACGCATCATTGAAGAAACCTATCAGATGCCGTGGCTGTCTGAAATCAGCCTTTTAGCTTTAAATACACAATTACCGGAAATGAATCAGTTGTCATTTGAACAAAAGAAAAAAGAGATTCAAAATCTGTTGCAAGGGCGCAATAAAAAACTAATCACTTACTTGAAGAAAAGGCAAAATCATTTTATCGAACAATTGAATTTTGAAAAAGCTGCCCAAATCCAACAAGATATTGAGTTATCCACAGCTTTCATTAAAAGAATACAGGCGCAGAAACTATTTCTAAGGACGCCTAAAATCACTTTCCATTTACCTCTGGCAGCGGACGAAACGAAACAAAAACATTATTTGATTTGTTACGGTCAACTGGCTGAAACGGCCATTACGTCTAATGATGAATCTCCTTATTTTTATTATGAAAATGCAAAAGCTGGTTTGTCCTTGAAGCGACAGTTGCAAAAAGAAGAAATTGACCCCGTCCTTATACTAATGAGTTACCATAAGAAAATTCTCGCCCAAAATGAATTGTAA
- a CDS encoding YkuJ family protein, whose protein sequence is MAHSQLVAIIKRLEAMVESADNELQVRRFEKEGVEKCTVTYDKATETFELTETDSHQQYEFDNIDIVAMEIYDLIQ, encoded by the coding sequence ATGGCACATTCACAATTAGTTGCAATCATTAAACGACTGGAGGCAATGGTCGAATCAGCAGATAATGAACTGCAAGTCCGTCGTTTTGAAAAAGAGGGCGTTGAAAAATGTACAGTTACTTATGACAAAGCAACTGAAACATTTGAATTAACTGAAACAGATTCACATCAACAATATGAATTTGACAATATCGATATCGTTGCAATGGAAATTTATGACTTGATCCAATAA
- a CDS encoding NAD(P)-dependent oxidoreductase, with protein MKLGFIGTGVMGRAITEHLMNAGHEVTVYNRTKAKTDELVKKGAIWAETPKDVTKNSEIIFSMVGYPQDVEEIYYGENGIFATDVQDRILVDLTTSTPTLAEKIAKTATEKGAAALDAPVSGGDLGAKNATLTIMVGGEKSVYEKVLPLFQVMGSTFTLHGTAGKGQHAKMANQIMIAGTMTGMTELLAYASKAGLDFEKVIETVSGGSAANWSLSNYAPRILKEDYTPGFFVKHFIKDLKIALDEADKMALKLPATTQALKLYEQLADQGFENDGTQALIKLWWPEGKNPEKKS; from the coding sequence ATGAAATTAGGTTTTATCGGGACAGGAGTCATGGGACGCGCAATCACTGAGCATCTTATGAACGCAGGACATGAAGTAACTGTCTATAATCGAACAAAAGCAAAAACGGATGAGCTAGTCAAAAAAGGAGCCATTTGGGCTGAAACACCTAAAGATGTCACTAAAAATAGTGAGATCATCTTTTCGATGGTTGGTTATCCCCAAGATGTAGAAGAAATTTACTATGGCGAAAATGGGATCTTTGCAACGGATGTCCAAGATCGAATTTTGGTTGATCTAACAACTAGTACCCCAACGCTTGCAGAAAAAATTGCAAAAACAGCCACAGAAAAAGGTGCAGCTGCTTTAGATGCACCAGTTTCAGGTGGAGATCTGGGTGCGAAGAATGCCACTTTGACAATCATGGTTGGTGGTGAAAAAAGTGTCTATGAAAAAGTTTTACCTTTGTTTCAAGTGATGGGATCTACTTTTACTTTACATGGGACAGCAGGAAAAGGCCAACATGCGAAAATGGCAAATCAAATCATGATTGCAGGGACTATGACAGGCATGACCGAGTTACTTGCTTATGCTTCAAAAGCAGGACTTGACTTTGAAAAAGTCATTGAAACAGTCTCAGGAGGCAGTGCTGCAAACTGGTCATTAAGTAATTATGCTCCTCGTATTTTAAAAGAGGATTATACGCCAGGATTTTTTGTTAAACATTTTATTAAAGATTTGAAAATTGCGTTAGATGAAGCAGATAAAATGGCATTGAAGTTACCAGCGACAACGCAAGCTTTAAAATTATATGAACAATTAGCAGATCAGGGATTTGAAAATGACGGTACTCAAGCATTGATTAAGCTTTGGTGGCCTGAAGGAAAGAACCCAGAAAAAAAATCTTAA
- a CDS encoding glycosyltransferase family 4 protein has translation MKIGFFTDTYFPQVSGVATSIKTLKNELEKHGHEVYIFTTTDPNADKIEKDVIRMPSVPFVSFKDRRIVVRGMWYAYLVAKELELELIHTHTEFGAGILGKMVAKKLKIPLIHTYHTMYEDYLHYIAKGKVIRQSHVRYLSRLFVNHTTGVVCPSERVIDTLRSYGVVAPLRVIPTGIDIEKFKREGITQKAIKEIRGSLNIKDDELMILSLSRISYEKNIQALVQGFPQVLKAYPNARMVIVGKGPYLEELQELINELALDEFVQFTGEVDNEDVALYYKAADYFVSASTSETQGLTYTEAMASGTPCVIEGNAYLNRLFDHPSLGKTFETDEDFAPALIDYIKSEVPRDQKVLESKLYDISSTHFGEAMIEFYEDMIIYHEKEMQRKEEEASIERIKIKLNSFKR, from the coding sequence ATGAAAATTGGCTTTTTTACCGATACCTATTTTCCGCAGGTAAGCGGAGTTGCTACATCGATCAAAACCTTAAAAAATGAACTAGAAAAACATGGACATGAAGTCTATATTTTTACGACAACCGATCCAAATGCTGATAAAATAGAAAAAGATGTCATTCGTATGCCGAGTGTTCCATTCGTTTCCTTTAAAGATCGGCGAATAGTGGTACGAGGTATGTGGTACGCTTATTTAGTAGCGAAGGAACTTGAATTAGAACTGATTCATACTCATACAGAATTTGGTGCAGGGATTTTAGGTAAAATGGTTGCTAAAAAGCTGAAAATACCATTGATCCATACGTATCATACGATGTATGAAGATTATCTACACTATATTGCTAAAGGCAAAGTGATACGTCAATCTCATGTCAGATATCTCTCCCGCTTATTTGTTAACCATACAACAGGAGTTGTCTGTCCCAGTGAACGAGTAATTGATACATTAAGAAGTTATGGTGTTGTCGCACCACTTCGAGTGATTCCTACAGGGATCGATATTGAGAAATTTAAAAGGGAAGGAATCACGCAAAAAGCTATCAAAGAAATCAGAGGATCGCTGAATATCAAAGATGATGAGTTAATGATCTTATCTTTAAGTCGTATCTCTTATGAAAAAAATATTCAAGCATTGGTCCAGGGGTTTCCCCAAGTTCTAAAAGCATATCCCAATGCACGAATGGTGATCGTTGGCAAAGGGCCTTACCTTGAAGAGTTGCAAGAGCTAATCAACGAACTAGCATTGGATGAATTTGTCCAATTTACTGGAGAAGTCGATAACGAAGATGTGGCATTGTATTATAAAGCAGCTGATTACTTTGTTAGTGCCTCAACTTCAGAAACACAAGGTTTAACTTATACGGAAGCAATGGCTTCAGGGACACCTTGTGTAATTGAGGGAAATGCTTATCTTAATCGTTTGTTTGATCATCCCTCCCTTGGGAAAACATTTGAAACCGATGAGGATTTCGCACCAGCACTTATTGATTATATAAAAAGTGAAGTCCCTCGTGACCAAAAAGTATTGGAATCAAAATTATATGATATTTCCTCTACGCACTTTGGAGAAGCGATGATTGAATTTTATGAAGATATGATTATCTATCATGAAAAAGAAATGCAACGAAAAGAAGAAGAGGCATCCATCGAAAGAATAAAAATCAAATTAAATTCATTTAAACGATAA
- a CDS encoding glycosyltransferase, which translates to MKVLLYFESEKILAKSGIGRALDHQKRALKEMGIPYTLDSKDDYDILHINTYGINSHNMVNKARKDGKKIVYHAHSTEEDFRNSFIGSNQLSPLVKKYLVGLYQKADYLITPTPYSKRLLESYGIDLPIQSISNGIDLKKYQPDPIKEQKFRDYFKLSPDQKVIICVGLFFARKGIIDFVEIAKKLPEYTFIWFGHVPMYSIPKNIRQIVKEEHPDNVIFPGYIRGEIIEGAYSGADLFFFPSYEETEGIVVLEALASKQNVLVRDIPVYDGWLEDKKNCYMGRSNEEFTVLIKKIVEEEVPSLVAAGYQTAQARSIEKIGEQLKLVYTQVLEEADSSINERQNNKG; encoded by the coding sequence GTGAAGGTATTATTATATTTTGAAAGTGAAAAAATACTTGCGAAATCTGGTATTGGACGAGCGCTTGACCACCAAAAACGTGCTCTAAAAGAAATGGGGATTCCCTACACGCTAGATAGTAAAGATGACTATGATATCTTACACATCAATACATATGGTATCAATAGTCACAATATGGTCAATAAAGCAAGAAAAGACGGCAAGAAGATCGTCTATCATGCTCACTCAACAGAGGAAGATTTTCGTAACTCATTTATTGGCTCTAATCAATTATCGCCATTAGTAAAAAAATATTTAGTGGGATTATATCAAAAGGCGGATTATCTCATCACACCTACGCCATATTCTAAACGATTACTGGAAAGTTACGGCATAGATTTACCGATCCAATCGATATCAAATGGGATTGATCTAAAAAAATATCAACCAGATCCAATCAAAGAACAAAAATTTCGCGACTATTTCAAATTATCACCAGATCAGAAAGTGATTATCTGTGTTGGCCTTTTTTTTGCTCGTAAAGGGATCATTGATTTTGTAGAAATTGCAAAAAAACTCCCAGAATATACATTTATTTGGTTTGGACATGTACCTATGTATTCGATCCCAAAAAATATCCGACAGATTGTGAAAGAAGAACACCCAGATAATGTGATCTTTCCAGGATATATTCGGGGAGAAATTATTGAGGGTGCATACTCAGGCGCTGACCTTTTTTTCTTCCCATCTTATGAAGAAACAGAAGGAATTGTAGTATTAGAGGCACTAGCAAGTAAGCAAAATGTTCTTGTACGAGACATTCCAGTCTATGATGGCTGGTTAGAAGATAAAAAAAATTGTTACATGGGTCGCTCTAATGAAGAATTTACCGTATTGATCAAAAAGATCGTGGAAGAAGAAGTTCCTAGTCTAGTGGCAGCTGGATATCAGACTGCCCAAGCACGAAGTATTGAGAAAATTGGTGAGCAACTGAAATTGGTGTATACACAAGTGTTAGAAGAAGCAGATTCTTCCATAAATGAAAGACAAAATAATAAAGGGTAG
- the ptsP gene encoding phosphoenolpyruvate--protein phosphotransferase encodes MVEMLKGIAASDGVAVAKAYLLVQPDLTFSKTTVEDTAAEASRLDDALAKSTEELQQIREKAAQSLGEAEAQVFDAHLMVLSDPEMVGQIKQNINDNSVNAESALKEVTDMYISMFEAMEDNAYMQERAADIRDVAKRILAHLLGVTLPNPSMINEEVVVVAHDLTPSDTAQLDRNFVKAFVTDIGGRTSHSAIMARSLEIPAIVGTKEITAKVKEGDMLAVNGIEGDVIVDPTAEQKAEFEKIGAEYAAQKAEWEKLKNAETVTADGKHFELAANIGTPKDLVGVHNNGGEAVGLYRTEFLYMDSPDFPTEDDQYEAYKAVLEGMEGKPVVVRTMDIGGDKELPYLQLPHEMNPFLGYRALRISLSEQGDEMFRTQMRALLRASVHGNLRIMFPMVATLKEFRAAKAIFEDEKQKLLNEGVEVSDTIQVGIMIEIPAAAVLADKFAKEVDFFSVGTNDLIQYTMAADRMNERVSYLYQPYNPSILRLIKNVIDAAHAEGKWAGMCGEMAGDQTAVPLLVGMGLDEFSMSATSILKTRSLMKRLDTTKMAELADRALKECDTMEEVVELVNEYVK; translated from the coding sequence ATGGTTGAAATGCTAAAAGGGATTGCCGCTAGTGACGGCGTTGCCGTTGCAAAAGCTTACCTGCTAGTTCAACCGGATTTAACATTCAGTAAGACAACAGTAGAAGATACAGCAGCTGAAGCATCTCGTTTAGATGATGCTTTAGCAAAATCTACTGAAGAATTGCAACAAATTCGTGAAAAAGCAGCGCAAAGCTTAGGTGAAGCAGAAGCGCAAGTATTTGACGCACACTTGATGGTTCTGTCTGATCCAGAAATGGTTGGTCAAATTAAACAAAACATTAATGATAACAGCGTAAACGCTGAATCAGCATTAAAAGAAGTAACTGATATGTATATCAGTATGTTCGAAGCTATGGAAGACAACGCTTATATGCAAGAACGTGCGGCTGATATCCGCGACGTTGCGAAACGTATTTTAGCGCATTTACTAGGTGTGACATTACCAAATCCATCAATGATTAACGAAGAAGTAGTTGTTGTTGCTCATGATTTGACACCAAGTGATACTGCTCAATTAGATCGCAATTTTGTTAAAGCGTTTGTAACTGACATCGGCGGACGTACTTCACACTCAGCGATCATGGCACGTTCTTTAGAAATCCCAGCGATCGTAGGTACAAAAGAAATCACTGCTAAAGTCAAAGAAGGCGACATGTTAGCTGTTAACGGGATTGAAGGCGATGTAATCGTTGATCCTACAGCTGAACAAAAAGCTGAATTTGAAAAAATCGGTGCTGAATACGCTGCTCAAAAAGCAGAATGGGAAAAATTAAAAAATGCTGAAACTGTTACTGCTGATGGCAAACATTTTGAATTAGCAGCAAATATTGGTACACCAAAAGATTTAGTTGGTGTTCATAATAACGGCGGGGAAGCGGTTGGTCTTTACCGTACAGAATTCTTGTACATGGATTCTCCTGATTTCCCAACTGAAGATGACCAATATGAAGCATATAAAGCAGTTCTTGAAGGTATGGAAGGTAAACCGGTTGTCGTGCGTACGATGGATATCGGTGGCGATAAAGAATTACCTTACTTACAATTGCCTCATGAAATGAACCCATTCTTAGGCTATCGTGCATTACGAATCAGCTTGTCAGAACAAGGTGACGAAATGTTCCGTACGCAAATGCGCGCATTATTACGTGCATCTGTTCATGGAAACTTACGTATCATGTTCCCAATGGTAGCGACTCTTAAAGAATTCCGTGCTGCAAAAGCAATCTTTGAAGACGAAAAACAAAAATTATTGAATGAAGGCGTGGAAGTATCTGATACGATCCAAGTCGGCATCATGATCGAAATTCCAGCAGCAGCTGTCTTAGCTGACAAGTTTGCTAAGGAAGTTGACTTCTTCTCAGTAGGAACGAATGACTTGATCCAATACACTATGGCAGCTGACCGTATGAACGAACGTGTTTCATACTTGTATCAACCTTACAACCCATCAATCCTACGTTTGATTAAAAACGTGATCGATGCAGCGCATGCTGAAGGTAAATGGGCTGGTATGTGTGGCGAAATGGCTGGGGATCAAACCGCAGTTCCGCTACTTGTAGGTATGGGATTAGATGAATTCTCAATGAGTGCAACATCAATCTTGAAAACACGTAGTTTAATGAAACGTTTAGATACAACGAAGATGGCAGAACTTGCTGATCGTGCTTTGAAAGAATGTGACACGATGGAAGAAGTCGTTGAACTTGTAAATGAATACGTAAAATAA
- a CDS encoding phosphocarrier protein HPr, protein MEKKEFHVVAETGIHARPATLLVQTASKFNSDVNLEYKGKSVNLKSIMGVMSLGVGQGSDVTITAEGADEADAMAAIVDTMKKEGLSE, encoded by the coding sequence ATGGAAAAGAAAGAATTTCACGTAGTAGCAGAAACTGGAATCCACGCACGTCCAGCTACATTATTAGTACAAACAGCAAGCAAATTTAACTCTGATGTAAACTTAGAGTATAAAGGTAAATCAGTAAACTTGAAATCTATCATGGGCGTTATGTCTTTAGGTGTGGGTCAAGGTTCTGACGTTACAATCACAGCTGAAGGTGCTGACGAAGCAGACGCAATGGCAGCTATCGTTGATACAATGAAGAAAGAAGGATTATCTGAATAA